One window from the genome of Hyperolius riggenbachi isolate aHypRig1 chromosome 6, aHypRig1.pri, whole genome shotgun sequence encodes:
- the LOC137522363 gene encoding transcription factor HES-5-like — MAPCSMRTLDHQSSNGLRKVRKPVIEKMRRDRINSSIEQLRLLLEKEFHKNQLPSKPEKADILEMTVSFLQQHMAGKNVTSACSQVHRDGYSSCIQDSVTFLSQHTQPEVQLQLLQNLPRAQTVTKAPCLSVFPVYQASSQHSALDSSKALWRPW; from the exons ATGGCTCCCTGCAGTATGAGGACACTGGACCATCAATCTAGCAATGGCCTCCGCAAG GTGAGGAAGCCCGTTATTGAGAAAATGAGAAGAGATCGCATCAACAGCAGCATCGAGCAGCTCCGCCTCTTACTGGAGAAAGAGTTCCACAAGAATCAGCTGCCCTCCAAGCCTGAGAAGGCCGACATATTGGAGATGACCGTCTCCTTCCTGCAGCAGCACATGGCTGGGAAAA ATGTGACATCAGCCTGCAGCCAGGTCCATAGAGACGGCTACTCCTCCTGCATCCAGGACTCGGTCACTTTCCTGTCCCAGCACACCCAGCCAGAGGTccagctgcagctgctgcagaacctcccCAGAGCTCAGACCGTCACCAAGGCTCCGTGTCTTTCTGTGTTCCCCGTCTACCAGGCCAGCAGCCAGCACTCAGCTCTGGACAGCAGCAAAGCCTTGTGGAGACCCTGGTAG